Proteins encoded in a region of the Xylocopa sonorina isolate GNS202 chromosome 11, iyXylSono1_principal, whole genome shotgun sequence genome:
- the LOC143428866 gene encoding protein THEM6, which yields MLTCWVLTGVFGAIVLLYGLLEVHYFLRMFLTLFFARFCKKKVHILDETIVYGICTTTDVDTLLYHMNNARYLRELDFARADFYERTGLYREICSQGSGVVQGATTIRYRRFLKPLSIFKITSKIIYWDEKTLFMEHRFITPSDGFIRAIAICRQRLLDCSAESVISTLMERSVKQNGSVEAGVTQIPHVRPQMPPEVARWMESNEISSALLRQNPAPVTNC from the exons ATGTTGACCTGCTGGGTCCTGACCGGTGTCTTCGGGGCCATTGTGCTGCTCTACGGCCTACTGGAAGTTCACTATTTCCTGCGCATGTTCCTTACCCTGTTCTTCGCGCGTTTCTGCAAGAAAAAGGTCCACATCCTCGACGAGACCATCGTCTACG GCATCTGTACCACCACTGACGTGGACACGTTGCTGTACCATATGAACAACGCAAGGTATCTCCGCGAGCTGGACTTCGCCAGAGCCGATTTCTACGAGAGGACGGGTCTCTATCGCGAGATTTGCTCGCAAGGATCGGGCGTCGTGCAGGGAGCGACGACCATTCGTTATCGCCGTTTCCTGAAGCCCCTCTCGATCTTCAAAATCACCTCCAAG ATCATATATTGGGACGAGAAAACCCTGTTCATGGAACACCGGTTCATCACTCCCAGTGACGGGTTCATCAGGGCCATTGCGATTTGCAGACAAAGGCTTTTGGATTGCAGTGCGGAGTCCGTGATCAGCACCCTCATGGAACGGAGCGTGAAGCAAAATGGTAGCGTCGAGGCGGGAGTAACACAG ATACCTCACGTCAGGCCGCAGATGCCGCCGGAAGTCGCCAGGTGGATGGAGAGTAACGAGATCTCGTCAGCGCTCCTGCGACAGAACCCAGCACCGGTGACGAATTGCTGA
- the Gkt gene encoding tyrosyl-DNA phosphodiesterase glaikit, translating to MSSLDLSNVLSKKQCPYMEKCYRQNPIHFNEMSHPHLEKIIANQLEGEIKIPEKLNFDCTDRLRLRNQLKVLQMVLRKEKNRNEGSSLDEKINSANESSNQKSNEDAKTLIQVRQELDNIKIVEKSTEKDFSEDRKRGNNGFADCETETKKSKSNDNKRQEKVHESTQSTSKSVESVQSSSSTKGASLIETFESCNSAKSRNEVREQAIRKLRQQGFEVSVVEPGNFALKYALSAPYHFFFSRIEKSKPTYDQQYSITFPEILDTSLGEIVCSFHINFMVDVGWLCLQYLLAGQRTDMTILYGERVDEEKLSLNITMLPVQMPTKFGCHHSKLMILRYKDEGIRVVVSTANLYMDDWENRTQGVWISPHLPPLPESANSNDGESQTYFKRDLQRYLHKYRQPAITEWISAVRRADFSSVNVFFLASVPGRHTGMENDYWGHKRLSSILSQYAKLPPDAPQWTLVAQSSSIGSLGANYEDWLQQNITSSMSKENPRSLKSQPHFQFIYPSLKNYKESFDCQVGSCCLPYSLQTHSKQEWIESHMYQWKAARTARDRAMPHIKTYTRISPDLKKIPWFVLTSANLSKAAWGKVGKDQSHYIMNYEAGVVFIPQLIVQSTTFPIQEEEAGIPVFPIPYDLPLTRYRSDDKPFVTEFFSSE from the exons ATGTCAAGTCTTGATCTCAGCAATG TCTTATCCAAGAAACAGTGTCCATACATGGAGAAATGTTATCGCCAAAATCCGATTCATttcaacgagatgtcacatccgCACT TGGAAAAAATTATAGCGAATCAATTGGAAGGTGAAATAAAGATACCTGAAAAGCTTAATTTCGATTGCACCGATCGACTTCGCTTGAGAAATCAATTGAAAGTGTTACAAATGGTATTGAGGAAagagaagaatagaaatgaaggCAGTTCTTTAGATGAGAAAATAAATTCTGCTAACGAGTCTTCTAACCAGAAAAGTAATGAAGATGCGAAAACACTTATTCAAGTAAGACAGGAGTTAGATAATATTAAAATAGTTGAGAAAAGTACAGAGAAAGATTTTTCTGAGGATAGGAAGAGAGGTAATAATGGTTTCGCTGACTGTGAAacagaaacaaagaaatcaaagTCAAATGATAATAAACGCCAAGAGAAAGTTCATGAATCTACTCAAAGTACAAGCAAAAGTGTAGAAAGTGTTCAAAGTTCTAGTTCCACAAAAGGAGCGTCTTTGATTGAAACTTTTGAATCATGCAATTCTGCAAAGTCAAGAAATGAAGTTAGAGAACAAGCCATTAGGAAGTTACGACAACAGGGATTTGAAGTATCCGTTGTTGAACCGGGAAACTTTGCCTTAAAATATGCTCTTTCGGCGCCGtatcattttttcttttcaagGATTGAGAAATCAAAGCCGACATATGATCAACAGTACTCTATAACATTTCCTGAGATACTAGATACTAGCTTAGGAGAGATTGTCTGTAGCTTCCATATTAATTTCATGGTTGATGTTGGATGGTTGTGTTTGCAATACTTATTGGCTGGTCAGCGCACAGACATGACCATTTTATATGGGGAAAGGGTAGACGAAGAAAAGTTAAGCTTAAATATTACCATGCTACCGGTGCAGATGCCAACAAAGTTTGGTTGCCATCATTCGAAACTTATGATCCTGCGGTATAAAGATGAAGGCATACGTGTCGTTGTATCCACCGCGAACTTGTACATGGACGATTGGGAAAATAGAACACAAGG AGTTTGGATATCGCCACATCTTCCGCCATTACCAGAATCTGCAAATTCCAACGACGGAGAATCTCAGACATATTTTAAGAGAGATTTGCAACGTTATCTCCACAAATACAGGCAGCCAGCTATAACAGAATGGATCTCTGCTGTCAGAAGAGCAGACTTCTCATCAGTGAATGTATTCTTCCTAGCCTCAGTCCCTGGGCGACACACAGGCATGGAGAACGATTATTGGGGGCATAAACGATTAAGTTCGATACTTTCTCAATATGCTAAATTACCGCCAGATGCGCCACAGTGGACATTAGTTGCTCAAAGTTCTAGTATCGGTAGCCTTGGTGCTAACTACGAAGATTGGCTTCAACAGAATATAACATCTTCTATGTCAAAGGAAAATCCAAGGAGTCTGAAAAGTCAGCCGCATTTTCAGTTTATTTATCCTTCTTTGAAGAATTACAAAGAGAGTTTCGATTGTCAAGTCGGGTCTTGCTGTCTGCCGTACAGTCTTCAAACGCATTCGAAACAAGAATGGATAGAATCCCATATGTA CCAATGGAAGGCTGCGCGTACTGCAAGGGATAGAGCAATGCCACATATAAAAACTTATACGAGAATTTCGCCCGATTTGAAGAAAATTCCTTGGTTCGTTCTCACTAGCGCCAATTTAAGTAAAGCCGCGTGGGGGAAAGTAGGAAAGGACCAATCCCATTATATAATGAATTATGAAGCAGGCGTTGTATTTATTCCGCAATTGATT GTCCAATCGACAACATTTCCTATTCAAGAAGAGGAAGCGGGCATTCCAGTCTTTCCTATACCGTACGACTTACCTTTAACTCGATACAGGAGTGATGATAAGCCTTTTGTTACCGAATTTTTCTCCAGCGAATAA